A portion of the Lolium rigidum isolate FL_2022 chromosome 1, APGP_CSIRO_Lrig_0.1, whole genome shotgun sequence genome contains these proteins:
- the LOC124682407 gene encoding zinc finger protein 8-like, with protein MSTGRDVHGKPDDAAGSIDSFSQLPFIRQAREIENQQRPSSSSPVPIRLFGFDVPPDAAAAAPTVVPGANYMDRAAAGTAAADDDAASPTAGAGAIRSGSRKFECQYCCRNFPTSQALGGHQNAHKRERQHAKRAQFQAAMAMHHHHHGHYYALSDPAAHVYPTYSAYPHHHRFSAVPPRPPPHYPSWAGATGYYSGPGSISQPINGSPVVPGLWRVPVAGVGVGMPLAALRQEPRARHVSLAGGEEPAVVGRRPGSTSFSPSTSSSSSSASHHERRVPPERKENVSLDLSL; from the coding sequence ATGAGCACCGGGAGAGATGTGCACGGCAAGCCGGACGACGCCGCCGGCAGCATCGACTCGTTCTCGCAGCTGCCGTTCATCCGCCAGGCACGCGAGATCGAGAATCAGCAGCGGCCGTCAAGCTCCAGCCCCGTTCCCATCCGGCTGTTCGGGTTCGATGTCCCGCCGGACGCTGCAGCGGCAGCCCCCACCGTCGTGCCAGGAGCTAATTATATGGATagagccgccgccggcaccgctgcTGCTGATGACGACGCGGCTTCCCCAACGGCGGGTGCAGGCGCAATCCGAAGCGGGTCTCGGAAGTTCGAGTGCCAATACTGCTGCCGGAACTTCCCAACGTCGCAGGCTCTCGGCGGCCACCAGAACGCGCACAAGCGGGAGCGGCAGCACGCCAAGCGCGCGCAGTTCCAGGCGGCCATggccatgcaccaccaccaccacggccacTACTACGCGCTCTCCGACCCCGCCGCACATGTCTACCCCACCTACTCCGCGTACCCCCATCACCACCGCTTCTCCGCCGtgccgccgcggccgcctccgCACTACCCCTCATGGGCAGGCGCCACCGGATACTACAGCGGGCCCGGGTCCATCTCGCAGCCCATCAACGGCAGCCCGGTGGTTCCAGGGCTGTGGCGTGTCCCCGTCGCCGGCGTCGGCGTGGGGATGCCTCTTGCCGCTCTACGTCAGGAACCGCGGGCTCGTCATGTGTCGTTGGCCGGAGGCGAGGAGCCAGCGGTGGTGGGAAGACGACCTGGATCCACGTCGTTCTCACCGTcgacctcctcttcttcgtcctccGCTTCGCATCATGAGCGCCGTGTCCCGCCGGAGCGTAAAGAGAATGTGAGTTTGGATCTGAGCTTGTAG